A single window of Thalassomonas viridans DNA harbors:
- a CDS encoding phosphoribosyltransferase, whose product MDKHFITAQQLLEDSFRLAAKVYEDGFRPQFIVGIWRGGAPIGIAVQEYFDFKKVETDHIAVRTSSYYGINQQSKEIKVHGLHYIIENANADDSLLIVDDVFDSGRSIEALIKQLNTLTRRNMPQDVRIACPWYKPKNSKVDLVPDYYIHESDEWLVFPHELSGLTPDEIIAGKKDLGNIKDLLV is encoded by the coding sequence ATGGATAAACATTTTATCACTGCCCAGCAATTGCTGGAAGACTCGTTCCGTCTGGCGGCAAAAGTCTATGAAGACGGCTTCCGTCCTCAGTTTATTGTCGGAATCTGGCGCGGCGGTGCGCCTATCGGGATTGCTGTGCAGGAATACTTTGATTTTAAAAAGGTCGAAACGGATCATATTGCCGTGCGCACTTCTTCTTATTACGGCATTAATCAACAAAGTAAAGAAATCAAAGTTCATGGCTTGCATTACATCATTGAAAATGCCAATGCCGACGACAGCTTATTAATTGTTGATGATGTTTTTGATTCTGGCCGCAGTATTGAAGCTTTGATCAAACAGTTAAACACCTTGACCCGCCGCAATATGCCTCAAGATGTGCGAATTGCCTGTCCTTGGTATAAGCCGAAAAACTCTAAAGTGGATTTGGTGCCGGATTATTATATCCATGAATCGGACGAATGGCTGGTATTCCCGCATGAGCTTTCCGGCCTGACGCCGGATGAGATCATTGCCGGTAAAAAAGATCTGGGTAATATCAAAGATTTATTGGTGTAA
- the tagF gene encoding type VI secretion system-associated protein TagF, with amino-acid sequence MIKGIGFYGKLPAFGDFIRRNITPVFVDRWDNWLMRAMENASWQLQDSWQQLYLQAPVWRFYLSEGVLDENAFLGITMPSVDRVGRLYPFTLVVELEGQDNPLLLLTGLETELLRLEDFIIALLDEKAIDPEHLLEQVVQEISPALTGQMMPRACLSPLTASEMFSCELTGLQDLDTAVSAMACYFIRQQTLKYSFWWSCGSQRRAPQFRVFDNMPPPEAYISFLEREPPC; translated from the coding sequence ATGATCAAGGGCATAGGCTTTTATGGCAAATTACCGGCATTCGGGGACTTTATCCGCCGCAATATAACCCCTGTTTTTGTCGACCGCTGGGATAACTGGCTGATGCGCGCCATGGAAAATGCCAGCTGGCAGTTGCAGGACAGCTGGCAGCAGCTGTATTTACAGGCGCCGGTCTGGCGTTTTTATCTCAGTGAAGGAGTATTGGATGAAAATGCTTTTCTGGGCATCACTATGCCCAGTGTCGACAGGGTTGGCCGTTTGTATCCTTTTACCCTGGTCGTTGAACTTGAAGGGCAAGATAATCCTTTGCTCTTATTGACAGGCCTGGAAACCGAGCTGTTGCGGCTTGAGGACTTTATAATCGCCTTGCTTGATGAGAAAGCTATAGATCCCGAGCATCTATTGGAGCAAGTGGTACAGGAAATCTCGCCAGCCCTTACCGGACAGATGATGCCCCGGGCATGTCTTTCGCCGTTAACCGCAAGTGAAATGTTTAGTTGTGAGCTTACCGGGCTGCAGGATTTGGACACGGCAGTGTCAGCCATGGCCTGTTATTTTATTCGGCAGCAAACCCTGAAATACAGTTTTTGGTGGTCTTGCGGCAGCCAGAGGCGGGCACCGCAATTTCGGGTGTTTGATAATATGCCGCCGCCGGAGGCCTATATCAGTTTCCTGGAAAGAGAGCCCCCATGTTGA
- a CDS encoding M28 family peptidase, whose product MAEQMLPSRGLVYSQQQLLSHIKTLASDDFSGRETATRGNEKARVYIIDALKQLDVAPLGQTYRHSFSYKGDADGANVIGFIPGTEFPQQYIVLSAHFDHIGQDARVIYNGADDNASGTAALLSIAEQVKQAPLRYSLILLFTDGEEVGLVGAHAFIRSYQELIVKIKLNINLDMIAGDRKTKKLRFISKDMDTLLDDRALKMWAALRQSGEIPVKKGFRSGVGNISRSKSVVNNRIRWRAASDHYVFYKADIPFIYFGVGTHKNYHTGRDDFNGINQEFYLAATASICRQIYLLDRLMLN is encoded by the coding sequence ATGGCTGAGCAAATGCTGCCTTCCCGGGGATTGGTATATAGCCAGCAGCAGTTACTCTCACATATAAAGACCCTGGCTTCGGATGATTTTTCCGGACGGGAGACGGCCACACGCGGCAATGAAAAAGCCCGCGTTTATATCATTGATGCACTGAAACAGCTTGATGTGGCTCCTTTGGGACAGACATACAGGCATAGCTTCAGCTATAAAGGGGATGCTGACGGGGCGAATGTTATCGGATTTATTCCGGGCACTGAGTTTCCTCAGCAGTATATTGTGCTTTCTGCCCATTTTGATCATATCGGCCAGGATGCCAGAGTGATATATAACGGCGCCGATGATAATGCTTCGGGCACGGCGGCCCTTTTGAGTATTGCCGAGCAGGTCAAACAGGCTCCTCTGCGCTATAGCCTGATTTTATTATTTACCGACGGTGAAGAGGTCGGCCTGGTAGGGGCCCATGCCTTTATTCGCTCGTATCAGGAGTTAATTGTCAAAATTAAACTGAATATCAATTTAGATATGATCGCCGGTGATCGGAAAACAAAGAAATTAAGGTTTATCAGTAAGGATATGGACACCTTGCTTGATGATAGGGCGCTAAAGATGTGGGCTGCACTCAGGCAGTCGGGGGAGATACCGGTTAAAAAGGGCTTTAGATCTGGCGTGGGAAATATTTCTCGCAGTAAAAGTGTAGTGAATAACCGTATCCGCTGGCGGGCCGCCAGTGACCATTATGTGTTTTATAAGGCAGACATTCCTTTTATTTATTTTGGCGTAGGCACCCATAAAAACTACCATACCGGCCGGGACGACTTTAACGGTATCAATCAGGAGTTTTATTTAGCGGCAACGGCGTCAATCTGCCGGCAAATATACTTGCTGGACCGCCTGATGCTGAATTAA
- a CDS encoding GNAT family N-acetyltransferase produces the protein MKNVREKVFVCEWRIPRKIEFDQKDPLAYHMLVCDDGTQEPIATGRILPTGEISRVAVLMHFRNKDVDKLVLDGLLKVARELKLREVFIHSPLDSVDYFRKHHFNVVGSVFMEAGIPRQRMACPIENVSDAHYYLSH, from the coding sequence TTGAAAAATGTCCGAGAAAAAGTCTTTGTCTGTGAATGGCGGATCCCGAGAAAGATCGAATTTGATCAAAAGGATCCTTTAGCCTATCACATGCTGGTGTGTGACGATGGCACGCAGGAGCCCATTGCCACAGGGCGCATCCTGCCGACGGGCGAGATCAGCCGGGTGGCCGTCCTGATGCACTTTCGCAATAAAGATGTCGATAAGCTGGTGCTCGATGGCTTGCTCAAAGTTGCCAGAGAGCTCAAACTCAGGGAAGTGTTTATCCACAGTCCGCTGGACTCGGTAGATTATTTCCGCAAACATCACTTTAATGTTGTCGGCTCGGTCTTTATGGAAGCAGGCATTCCCAGGCAAAGAATGGCCTGCCCGATTGAAAATGTCAGCGATGCCCATTATTACCTGAGCCATTGA
- a CDS encoding tetratricopeptide repeat protein — MRKTALCCLLSCSLFLVACQSTKVAHSPAIQAEANLYLDTHFPGYEQRAVETAEEIFAIDDEMRQMIAEQVAPEKSFKKRAVKLLQQIFKKDNLGLAYRSSANVVATDAYHTNTANCLSLTIMAYALAREAKLNVNFQEVLIPEYWVRHGEHNMLTGHVNLRLSAGKRPQQTIIFGSNDIEVDFDPFVIKKSFPKRSIKKSTVLAMFYNNKGAQALIDADYTGAYAYLKAATLADPGFSTGWGNLGLLYRFNGQIDLAKQTYRHAIGLSKRNFTAMSNLSLLLKKEGKVEEAAGIQREIVRKREKNPYYHALLADEAFHEGDVGLAVRLYKKAIKLDNKAHEFYFGLAKAYYRQGKLDSAKRAMKKAIALNRIPQTEYEYLAKLDFLKTAGKAN; from the coding sequence ATGAGAAAAACCGCATTATGTTGTTTATTGTCCTGCTCACTTTTTCTGGTGGCATGCCAGAGCACTAAAGTTGCACATTCCCCGGCGATTCAAGCCGAAGCAAATCTCTATCTGGATACGCACTTTCCGGGCTATGAACAGCGTGCTGTTGAGACTGCCGAAGAGATCTTTGCCATAGACGATGAAATGCGACAGATGATCGCTGAACAGGTGGCGCCTGAGAAGAGTTTCAAAAAACGTGCGGTTAAACTGCTGCAGCAAATTTTTAAAAAGGATAATCTCGGCCTGGCCTACCGGAGCAGTGCCAATGTAGTGGCCACCGACGCCTACCATACAAATACCGCCAACTGCCTGTCATTAACTATCATGGCTTATGCCCTTGCTCGTGAGGCAAAGCTCAATGTCAATTTTCAGGAAGTGCTGATACCTGAGTACTGGGTGCGCCATGGCGAGCATAATATGCTGACCGGACATGTAAATTTACGTTTATCGGCAGGTAAACGGCCCCAACAGACCATTATTTTTGGCAGCAACGATATTGAAGTTGATTTTGATCCCTTCGTTATAAAAAAATCCTTCCCGAAAAGATCCATTAAGAAAAGTACCGTGCTGGCGATGTTTTATAACAATAAGGGCGCCCAGGCGCTAATCGATGCCGACTATACCGGCGCCTATGCCTATCTAAAGGCCGCTACCTTAGCTGATCCCGGCTTCAGTACCGGCTGGGGTAACCTGGGGTTATTATATCGCTTCAATGGGCAAATCGATCTTGCCAAGCAGACATACCGCCATGCCATAGGCTTAAGTAAGCGTAATTTTACCGCCATGAGCAATTTATCTCTCTTGCTGAAAAAGGAAGGCAAGGTTGAAGAAGCGGCAGGTATTCAGCGGGAGATTGTCAGGAAACGGGAAAAGAATCCTTATTATCATGCCTTGCTGGCGGATGAAGCCTTCCATGAAGGAGATGTCGGTTTGGCGGTGCGCCTTTATAAAAAAGCCATCAAGTTGGATAATAAGGCCCATGAGTTTTATTTTGGCTTGGCAAAAGCGTATTATCGTCAGGGCAAACTGGACTCGGCAAAGCGGGCGATGAAAAAAGCCATTGCTCTGAACCGCATCCCCCAGACAGAGTATGAATACCTGGCAAAATTAGACTTTTTAAAAACAGCGGGTAAAGCGAATTAA
- a CDS encoding alkaline phosphatase D family protein, translating to MSISRRTFVQALGLTLLTPFTVQTLAGSTSSAYADFLLGASPQGLTVDNQGQVFDLSVASGDPSETGVILWTHINPASYVPGQSLFVQVASDDAFNQIVFSAEVLAENINAARDYTINLDIEGHLSAGNRYYYRFIYGDVISRTGRCFTLANGELDNIKMAVVTCQDYTTGFYNAYNHIANEDIQFVVHLGDFIYEYAKYEGFESQIVHPMSLPSGEKVAMDLADYRYIYQAYRKDPNLQRAMENHTFIITWDDHETADNAYWDYERDTLGVPHHPYTTDDRFGNNPDNLRQLRRDAQKAWIEYVPARVKVNESASHAFEYLSLYRSFKFGDLLELYMTDSRTYRTKEPCKDGSAWQNFWCTDYEKPSQTMLGHEQRDWLINGLTTSTAKWKVWGNQTLLAQLAGTVVGIELVYANYDAWDGYQWEREKIMSAVKDNNVANFVVLTGDLHTSITSYLKVDYGNINNWDYANLVGVELMTPAISSPNLQDTVNQNIDVGSVFKALLNGGVQVNNPHIKDFNSAIHGYALIEFNKNELFWTVYNIDKKSDNPDTAKKVYKKFHYEPVDMWLTEQS from the coding sequence ATGTCAATTTCCCGCCGTACCTTTGTACAAGCTTTAGGTTTAACCTTATTAACCCCTTTTACTGTTCAGACCCTGGCCGGCAGTACCAGCTCTGCCTATGCCGACTTCCTGCTTGGCGCTTCCCCGCAGGGACTGACGGTTGATAATCAGGGACAAGTATTTGACTTGTCTGTCGCCTCCGGCGACCCCAGTGAAACCGGCGTGATTCTCTGGACCCATATCAACCCGGCCAGTTATGTTCCCGGGCAATCCCTGTTTGTCCAGGTTGCCAGCGATGATGCCTTTAACCAAATCGTTTTTTCCGCAGAAGTGCTGGCAGAAAATATCAACGCAGCGCGCGACTATACCATCAACCTGGATATCGAAGGCCATTTAAGCGCCGGCAACCGCTATTACTACCGCTTTATCTACGGCGACGTTATCAGCCGCACCGGCCGCTGCTTCACCCTGGCAAACGGCGAGCTCGACAATATTAAGATGGCGGTGGTAACCTGCCAGGATTACACCACAGGTTTTTATAACGCCTATAACCACATCGCCAATGAAGATATCCAATTCGTAGTCCACCTGGGGGATTTCATTTACGAATACGCCAAGTATGAAGGTTTCGAATCGCAAATCGTTCACCCGATGAGCCTGCCCAGCGGCGAAAAGGTGGCCATGGATCTTGCCGATTACCGCTATATCTACCAGGCATACCGCAAAGACCCTAATCTGCAGCGGGCGATGGAAAACCATACCTTTATTATCACCTGGGACGATCACGAAACCGCAGATAACGCCTACTGGGATTATGAGCGCGACACCTTAGGGGTACCCCATCACCCCTATACTACGGACGACCGCTTCGGCAACAATCCGGACAACTTACGCCAGCTGCGCCGTGACGCCCAAAAAGCCTGGATCGAATATGTTCCGGCCCGGGTTAAAGTCAATGAAAGCGCCAGCCATGCTTTTGAATATTTAAGCCTGTACCGTTCATTCAAGTTCGGCGATCTGCTTGAGCTTTACATGACCGACAGCCGTACCTACCGCACCAAGGAGCCTTGTAAAGACGGCAGCGCCTGGCAGAATTTCTGGTGTACCGATTATGAAAAGCCGTCGCAAACCATGCTCGGACACGAGCAAAGGGATTGGCTGATCAACGGCTTAACCACCTCAACCGCCAAGTGGAAAGTCTGGGGCAACCAGACCCTGCTGGCACAGCTTGCCGGTACGGTAGTGGGGATTGAACTGGTATACGCCAACTATGATGCCTGGGACGGCTATCAGTGGGAGCGGGAAAAGATCATGTCTGCCGTTAAAGACAATAATGTTGCCAATTTCGTGGTACTGACCGGCGATCTGCACACCAGTATCACTTCATACCTGAAAGTCGATTACGGTAATATCAACAACTGGGATTACGCTAACCTGGTGGGGGTCGAACTGATGACACCGGCAATTTCATCGCCCAACCTGCAGGATACCGTCAATCAAAACATAGATGTAGGTTCTGTCTTTAAGGCCCTGTTAAACGGCGGAGTGCAGGTTAACAACCCGCACATCAAAGATTTTAACAGCGCCATCCACGGTTATGCGTTAATTGAATTCAACAAAAACGAGTTATTCTGGACCGTCTACAACATAGACAAGAAGAGCGATAACCCGGATACCGCGAAAAAGGTTTACAAGAAGTTCCACTATGAACCGGTCGATATGTGGTTAACCGAGCAAAGCTAA
- a CDS encoding PP2C family protein-serine/threonine phosphatase translates to MLTPGWSSDAITHQGHVRSENQDAYLSDDENQLWLVADGMGGGKGGALASRMLRQTFENICLEEELTQRVNQLEQLVFNANLKIYHYARESFCGDYMGTTLVLLNRWHNLGILIWAGDSRCYGQDATRLQCLTWDHNQATELMKLGQMSEQEMRQLPKSHAITRAVGLHPDLCLEFQLLDMANWRLFLLCSDGIYGEVSQALMFNCFAANGSMKHKTALLRDKVLQAGAHDNLTLICIYPDQFAKTAVVKHSLTQWNRQLEKLQLDYYLAGISRDTLVTQRQQLLSSIADNLSWNPTREMNSEQTQALCQVSELKRSKNDPVYLFFIATILIILFIFMTTIFIVTAAR, encoded by the coding sequence ATGTTGACGCCAGGCTGGTCCAGTGATGCCATCACGCATCAGGGACATGTGCGCAGTGAAAACCAGGATGCGTACCTTAGCGATGATGAAAATCAGTTATGGCTGGTGGCGGACGGTATGGGAGGCGGCAAAGGGGGGGCATTAGCCAGCCGGATGCTCAGGCAGACCTTTGAGAATATCTGCCTGGAAGAGGAACTTACGCAGCGGGTTAATCAGTTGGAACAACTGGTGTTTAACGCTAACCTCAAGATTTACCATTATGCCCGGGAAAGTTTTTGCGGTGATTATATGGGCACGACACTGGTTTTGCTTAATCGCTGGCATAACCTAGGCATCCTGATCTGGGCGGGAGATTCCAGGTGTTATGGTCAGGATGCCACCCGGCTGCAATGTCTGACCTGGGATCACAACCAGGCAACCGAGTTAATGAAGTTAGGGCAAATGTCTGAGCAGGAAATGCGGCAGCTGCCTAAAAGCCATGCCATCACCCGGGCGGTAGGTTTACATCCGGATCTTTGCCTGGAATTCCAGTTGCTGGATATGGCGAACTGGCGGTTATTTTTGCTTTGCAGTGACGGCATATACGGTGAAGTGAGCCAGGCCCTGATGTTCAACTGTTTTGCCGCCAATGGCAGTATGAAGCATAAAACTGCCTTGTTGCGGGATAAAGTGCTACAAGCCGGGGCTCATGACAACTTAACCCTGATTTGTATTTATCCCGATCAGTTTGCAAAAACAGCCGTTGTTAAACACAGCTTAACGCAGTGGAACCGGCAGCTTGAGAAGTTACAGCTTGATTATTATCTGGCCGGGATCAGCCGTGATACATTAGTTACACAGCGGCAGCAACTATTGTCGTCTATCGCCGATAACCTGTCTTGGAACCCGACCCGGGAAATGAACAGCGAGCAAACTCAAGCTCTTTGCCAGGTGTCGGAGCTGAAACGCAGCAAAAACGATCCTGTTTATTTGTTTTTTATCGCGACTATCTTAATTATTTTATTTATTTTTATGACGACTATTTTTATTGTGACGGCAGCACGGTAG
- a CDS encoding Leu/Phe/Val dehydrogenase produces the protein MAIFDLVDFDDHEQVVFCSDKETGLKAIIAVHSTKLGAAVGGCRMWDYASDEEAVTDVLRLSRGMTYKNAMAGLAMGGGKSVIIGDAKQIKSEALFKAFGNALNGLGGRYISAEDVNITTDDIAIANTVTPYVTGTEGKSGNPAPFTALGTFLGIKAAVKHKLKTDDLTGLKVAIQGLGSVGYYLCEHLHQAGAKLVVTDLNQEALDKVATEFNAEVVGLNDIYDQDVDIYAPCALGATINDSTIDRIKAGIVAGCANNQLAEPRHDQALVDRGILYAPDYVINAGGIINVSFEEDYDKDKATRKVEEIYDTLLDIFNTADEQGKPTGRVADEMARKIIAAGGKQYL, from the coding sequence GTGGCAATTTTTGATTTAGTAGATTTCGATGACCATGAACAAGTGGTCTTTTGCAGTGACAAAGAAACAGGCTTAAAAGCGATTATCGCGGTACACAGCACCAAACTAGGTGCTGCTGTAGGCGGTTGTCGCATGTGGGATTATGCCAGCGACGAAGAGGCCGTTACCGACGTATTGCGCCTTTCCCGCGGCATGACTTATAAAAATGCCATGGCAGGTTTAGCCATGGGCGGCGGTAAATCCGTTATTATCGGTGACGCCAAGCAAATAAAATCCGAAGCGCTATTCAAAGCCTTCGGTAATGCCCTTAACGGCCTGGGCGGCCGTTATATCAGTGCGGAAGATGTCAACATCACCACGGACGATATCGCCATTGCCAATACGGTAACCCCTTATGTTACCGGTACCGAAGGCAAAAGCGGCAACCCGGCCCCTTTTACCGCCTTAGGCACTTTCCTGGGCATAAAAGCCGCCGTTAAGCATAAGCTGAAAACCGACGATTTAACCGGCCTGAAAGTCGCTATCCAGGGCTTGGGCAGTGTCGGTTATTATTTATGCGAACACTTGCACCAGGCTGGCGCGAAACTGGTAGTTACCGACCTGAACCAGGAAGCCCTGGATAAGGTGGCGACAGAATTTAACGCTGAGGTAGTCGGTTTAAATGACATTTACGATCAGGACGTAGACATCTATGCACCCTGTGCTTTAGGCGCCACCATCAATGACAGCACCATAGACCGCATCAAGGCAGGCATAGTGGCCGGCTGTGCTAACAACCAGCTGGCAGAGCCCCGCCATGACCAGGCCCTGGTTGACCGCGGCATCTTATATGCGCCGGATTATGTCATCAATGCCGGCGGCATTATCAATGTTTCCTTCGAAGAAGACTATGACAAAGATAAGGCCACCCGTAAGGTGGAGGAGATCTACGACACCCTGCTCGATATCTTCAATACCGCCGATGAACAAGGCAAGCCTACCGGCCGGGTAGCTGATGAAATGGCGCGTAAAATCATCGCTGCCGGCGGCAAGCAATACCTTTAA
- a CDS encoding DUF4826 family protein yields MTNQASMNEEQQSQWVRTQYQAATKYLADKGLVTDSVAMEESRYLVPVVAVWKLKLLDGTKAWVISGDLPTDHSSADVAPDARDALRHFSLKWQLQAENLFKAGAAEQNKFAELLVSRAEGLYRLYEDEKLWGSK; encoded by the coding sequence ATGACCAATCAAGCAAGTATGAATGAAGAGCAACAGAGCCAATGGGTGCGCACGCAATACCAGGCGGCGACCAAATACCTGGCGGACAAGGGGCTGGTAACAGACTCAGTGGCGATGGAAGAAAGCCGTTACCTGGTGCCTGTAGTGGCGGTCTGGAAGCTGAAATTACTCGACGGCACTAAGGCCTGGGTTATCAGCGGTGATTTGCCGACCGATCATTCCAGCGCCGATGTCGCCCCGGATGCCCGTGATGCCTTACGCCACTTTTCCCTGAAATGGCAGTTGCAGGCGGAGAACCTGTTTAAGGCAGGGGCGGCCGAGCAAAATAAATTTGCCGAGTTGCTGGTCAGCCGGGCGGAAGGCCTGTACCGTCTGTATGAAGATGAAAAACTCTGGGGAAGTAAGTAG
- a CDS encoding CatA-like O-acetyltransferase, translating into MKKIDVAHWNRRNHFEFYKDFTDPCFNICVSVDVSVAVRYAREHKLSVFLTLLYLSNKATNAVEAFRRRLDSEQNVWLVDCTQPSATVLKADETFNFCDFIFSEDLHDFVLRGREKMQQALSEPGLANVTNLPEQIFYSVIPWLEFTSYKHAANAGFNHVPKIVFGKITAKSAASAGEERLMMPVSVELSHVLADGLDIAKYIAAFEKNIQHLS; encoded by the coding sequence ATGAAAAAAATTGACGTCGCTCACTGGAACAGGCGTAACCATTTTGAATTCTATAAAGATTTTACCGACCCCTGTTTCAATATTTGCGTCAGTGTCGATGTATCCGTGGCGGTGCGTTACGCCAGGGAGCATAAACTGTCGGTTTTCCTGACCTTATTGTATCTGTCCAACAAAGCCACCAATGCCGTTGAAGCTTTCAGGAGACGTTTGGATAGCGAACAAAATGTCTGGCTGGTTGACTGTACCCAGCCTTCTGCCACCGTGCTTAAAGCGGATGAAACCTTTAATTTTTGTGATTTTATCTTTAGCGAAGATTTGCATGACTTTGTGCTGCGGGGGCGGGAAAAAATGCAGCAGGCGCTGTCAGAGCCCGGCCTAGCCAATGTTACTAACCTGCCGGAGCAAATTTTCTATTCGGTAATTCCCTGGCTGGAATTTACCAGTTATAAGCATGCCGCCAATGCTGGCTTTAATCATGTACCGAAAATTGTCTTCGGTAAAATAACCGCGAAAAGTGCTGCTTCAGCCGGCGAAGAGCGCCTGATGATGCCGGTCTCGGTGGAACTCAGCCATGTGCTGGCGGACGGATTGGACATTGCCAAATATATTGCTGCTTTTGAGAAAAATATCCAGCATTTGTCCTGA